Proteins encoded within one genomic window of Fragaria vesca subsp. vesca linkage group LG1, FraVesHawaii_1.0, whole genome shotgun sequence:
- the LOC101302700 gene encoding 3-epi-6-deoxocathasterone 23-monooxygenase-like: protein MTVNVPRPIGEGVAGDDDGLIGGSDEVEVSSNKSKEKEKEKEKENYQDEYVKGRPQVPKGRLGWPLIGETLDFIACGYTSRPVSFMENRTSQYGKVFKTHILGTPIIVSTDAEVNKVVLQNHGNTFIPAYPKSIKELLGKNSILQINGSLHKRVHGLIGGFLKSPQFKARITRDIENSVKLNLAGWTDHMHHPIYIQDETQKITFEVLVRVLMSIGPGEELNVLKREFEEFIKGLICLPIKLPGTRLYKSLKARERLLKMVGKIVEEKRKAMEKSSTIPVCVDAMDALLRDSCDSDDAQRLPLDYVTGNIIEMMIPGEETVPMAMTLAVKFLSDSPLALDKLREENMELKKQKNDSSENYSWTDYMSLPFTQNVISETLRMANIINAIWRKALRDVEIKGYLIPKGWCVLASFSSVHMDEENYEHPYQFDPWRWEKGEAALNYSTSFTPFGGGQRLCPGLELSRLELSIFLHHLVTSYKWVAEKDDIVHFPTVKMKRKLPISITSTST, encoded by the exons ATGACCGTCAACGTGCCGAGGCCGATCGGAGAAGGTGTTGCCGGCGATGACGATGGGCTGATCGGAGGATCAGACGAGGTAGAGGTCTC TTCTAATAAGAGCAAGGAGAAGGAGAAGGAGAAGGAGAAGGAGAACTACCAAGATGAATATGTTAAGGGTCGTCCTCAAGTTCCGAAAGGGAGGTTAGGTTGGCCTTTGATAGGAGAAACCCTCGACTTCATTGCTTGTGGCTACACCTCTCGACCTGTCAGCTTCATGGAAAATCGTACATCTCA GTATGGGAAGGTTTTCAAGACACACATTCTGGGAACCCCTATCATAGTGTCTACAGATGCTGAAGTGAACAAGGTGGTGTTGCAAAACCATGGCAACACATTCATTCCTGCTTATCCAAAATCAATCAAAGAACTTCTGGGAAAAAACTCGATTCTCCAAATCAACGGAAGCCTCCACAAACGAGTTCATGGACTCATCGGCGGCTTCCTGAAATCCCCGCAGTTCAAAGCCAGAATCACCAGAGACATTGAGAACTCTGTCAAGCTCAACTTGGCTGGCTGGACAGATCACATGCATCACCCCATTTACATCCAAGACGAAACCCAAAAG ATCACATTTGAAGTTCTGGTTAGAGTATTAATGAGCATTGGTCCTGGTGAAGAGTTGAATGTTCTCAAGAGAGAATTTGAAGAGTTCATCAAAGGCTTGATCTGCTTACCTATCAAGCTCCCTGGAACTAGGCTCTACAAATCTCTCAAG GCTAGGGAGAGATTGTTGAAGATGGTAGGGAAAATAGTAGAGGAGAAGAGAAAGGCGATGGAAAAGAGTAGTACCATACCAGTCTGTGTCGACGCAATGGACGCTCTGTTACGGGATAGCTGCGACTCGGACGACGCACAACGGCTGCCGTTGGATTACGTCACCGGGAACATAATAGAGATGATGATTCCGGGAGAGGAGACGGTGCCGATGGCCATGACCCTCGCCGTCAAGTTCCTCAGTGACAGCCCCCTCGCTCTGGACAAGTTAAGG GAGGAGAACATGGAATTGAAGAAGCAGAAGAATGATTCCTCGGAGAACTATTCATGGACTGATTACATGTCCTTGCCATTTACTCAAAAT GTGATAAGCGAGACTCTTAGAATGGCAAATATTATCAATGCTATTTGGAGAAAAGCTCTCCGAGATGTTGAAATCAAAG GGTATTTGATTCCAAAAGGATGGTGTGTTTTGGCGTCTTTCAGTTCTGTCCACATGGATGAAGAGAACTATGAACACCCATATCAGTTTGATCCATGGAGATGGGAG AAGGGAGAAGCTGCCTTAAACTATAGTACTAGTTTTACACCATTTGGTGGTGGACAGAGACTGTGTCCTGGTTTGGAACTATCTCGTCTCGAATTATCAATCTTCCTTCATCATCTTGTCACCAGTTATAA ATGGGTAGCTGAGAAAGATGACATTGTCCACTTTCCGACGGTCAAAATGAAGAGGAAGCTGCCTATTTCAATCACATCCACAAGCACTTAA
- the LOC101302985 gene encoding probable dimethyladenosine transferase-like yields the protein MLRFSSSVSRHVPKKHSLRLIHARSRNRCYPDDEDDVYKARRREVNRDDYFQLYKSKGQHLLTNQRILDSIVRKSDIKPTDTVLEIGPGTGNLTLKLLEAANKVVAFEIDKRMVEALHKRVVERGVGDRLTVVCKDALKAEFPEFDLVVANIPYGISSPLVAKLVYGGRRFRSATLLLQKEFARRLLAKPGESEFNRLAVNVSLVADVEFVMDVSKREFVPCPKVDSSVVIIRPKAEVPDVNLEEWCAFTKACFGKKNKTLGATFKQKKKVVELLGLSKLTDSNVESENHIGSNCPDDEEESDEEECSSACLEMGEASSFKEKLIGVLKSADFENKRPSKLSNDELLHLLALFNQAGIYFLDRSKSTSVVVESFD from the exons ATGCTTCGATTCTCAAGCTCAGTTTCTAGACACGTCCCTAAGAAACATTCGCTTCGTTTGATTCACGCTAGGTCCAGAAATCGTTGCTATCCTGATGACGAAGACGATGTCTACAAGGCTCGGAGAAGAGAGGTGAACAGAGATGACTACTTTCAGTTGTACAAGAGTAAAGGCCAGCATCTCTTGACTAATCAACGAATTTTGGACAGCATTGTTCGGAAATCGGATATTAAACCCACTGATACTGTCCTGGAGATCGGACCCGGCACCGGAAATCTCACCCTGAAGCTTCTGGAAGCTGCAAATAAAGTTGTAGCGTTTGAGATTGACAAGCGGATGGTGGAGGCTCTTCATAAACGCGTTGTGGAGCGTGGCGTCGGAGATCGGTTGACT GTTGTGTGTAAAGATGCGTTGAAGGCGGAGTTTCCGGAGTTTGATCTTGTTGTGGCAAACATTCCGTATGGGATATCTTCGCCTCTTGTGGCGAAATTGGTGTATGGGGGAAGGAGGTTTCGGAGCGCGACACTGCTGTTGCAGAAGGAGTTCGCGAGGAGATTGTTGGCTAAGCCTGGTGAGTCGGAGTTCAACCGTTTGGCTGTAAATGTGAGCCTGGTGGCGGATGTGGAGTTTGTCATGGATGTGAGCAAGAGGGAGTTTGTTCCTTGTCCGAAAGTGGATTCGTCTGTGGTGATTATTCGTCCGAAAGCTGAAGTTCCGGATGTTAATCTGGAGGAATGGTGTGCTTTTACGAAAGCTTGTTTTGGTAAGAAGAATAAGACTCTTGGGGCGACGTTCAAGCAAAAGAAAAAGGTTGTGGAACTGTTAGGATTGTCCAAATTGACAGATTCAAATGTCGAAAGTGAAAATCATATTGGTAGCAATTGCCCTGACGATGAAGAAGAAAGCGATGAAGAAGAGTGTTCATCTGCTTGCTTGGAAATGGGAGAAGCCAGTTCTTTCAAGGAGAAGTTAATAGGGGTTCTAAAATCAGCTGATTTCGAAAACAAGAGGCCGTCAAAGCTGTCGAATGACGAGTTACTTCATCTACTGGCCCTATTTAATCAAGCGGGAATATATTTTCTTGATCGATCCAAGAGTACAAGTGTAGTGGTCGAATCATTTGACTGA
- the LOC101310350 gene encoding beta-galactosidase 3-like, producing MEGNSVSKLCLFLGLVWFLGFQLVQCTVTYDRKAIVINGQRRILISGSIHYPRSTPEMWEDLIQKAKDGGLDVVETYVFWNGHEPSPGNYNFEGRYDLVRFLKTVQKAGLYAHLRIGPYVCAEWNFGGFPVWLKYVPGISFRTDNEPFKRAMQGFTEKIVGLMKSEKLFESQGGPIILSQIENEYGVQSKLFGAAGHNYMTWAAEMAVGLGTGVPWVMCKEEDAPDPVINTCNGFYCDSFSPNKPYKPTIWTEAWSGWFTEFGGPIHQRPVQDLAYAVARFIQKGGSFVNYYMYHGGTNFGRTAGGPFITTSYDYDAPLDEYGLIRQPKYGHLKELHKAIKMCERALVSADPIITSLGDFQQAHVYTSESGDCAAFLSNHNSKSAARVMFNNMHYNLPPWSISILPDCRNVVFNTAKVGVQTSQMQMLPTNVETLLWETYDEDLTSLDDSSTMTASGLLEQINVTRDTTDYLWYITSVDIGSSESFLHGGELPTLIVQSTGHALHIFINGQLSGSAFGTRESRRFTYTGKVNLRAGTNKIALLSVAVGLPNVGGHFEAYNTGILGPVALHGLNQGKWDLSWQKWTYQVGLKGEAMNLVSPDSISSVDWLQASLVAQKQQPLTWHKSIFDAPEGDEPLALDMEGMGKGQIWINGQSVGRYWTAFANGDCNGCSYAGGFKPTKCQTGCGQPTQRYYHVPRSWLKPTQNLLVIFEELGGDPSRVSIVKRSVSTVCAEVAEYHPTIKNWHIESYGKVQDFHSPKVHLRCNPGQSISSIKFASFGTPFGTCGTYQQGSCHASTSYSVIEKKCIGKQRCAVTISNTNFGDPCPKVLKRLSVEAVCAPTTSTTAQPNWRG from the exons ATGGAAGGCAACTCAGTTTCCAAGCTGTGCTTGTTCTTGGGCTTGGTTTGGTTCTTGGGGTTTCAGCTGGTTCAGTGTACTGTGACTTATGATAGGAAGGCTATTGTGATTAATGGGCAGAGAAGAATCCTCATTTCTGGTTCAATACACTACCCCAGAAGCACTCCTGAG ATGTGGGAGGATCTGATACAGAAGGCAAAAGATGGAGGTCTTGATGTGGTTGAAACCTATGTGTTCTGGAATGGTCATGAACCTTCTCCTGGCAAT TACAATTTTGAAGGGAGGTATGATCTGGTGAGATTCCTAAAGACCGTACAGAAAGCAGGGCTCTATGCTCATCTTCGCATTGGGCCTTATGTTTGTGCTGAGTGGAATTTTGG GGGTTTTCCTGTTTGGCTGAAATATGTTCCAGGCATCAGTTTCAGAACAGATAATGAGCCTTTCAAG AGGGCAATGCAAGGGTTTACTGAGAAGATTGTGGGACTGATGAAGAGTGAAAAATTATTCGAGTCCCAGGGAGGCCCCATTATTCTATCACAG ATTGAGAATGAGTACGGAGTACAGAGCAAGTTGTTTGGAGCTGCTGGACATAATTACATGACCTGGGCAGCAGAGATGGCTGTTGGGTTGGGAACTGGGGTCCCATGGGTGATGTGCAAGGAAGAAGATGCGCCCGATCCAGTG ATAAACACATGTAATGGTTTCTACTGTGATTCTTTCTCTCCTAACAAACCGTACAAGCCTACCATTTGGACAGAGGCCTGGAGTGGCTG GTTTACGGAGTTTGGAGGTCCAATTCACCAACGACCAGTTCAGGATTTAGCATATGCTGTGGCCAGATTCATACAGAAAGGAGGATCATTTGTTAACTATTACATG TACCATGGAGGAACCAACTTTGGACGCACAGCAGGGGGACCTTTCATCACTACCAGCTATGACTATGATGCTCCCTTGGATGAATATG GTTTAATCAGGCAGCCAAAGTATGGTCATCTGAAGGAGCTTCATAAGGCTATTAAGATGTGCGAACGGGCTTTAGTTTCAGCTGATCCTATCATCACTTCACTGGGGGATTTTCAACAG GCCCATGTGTATACTTCAGAATCAGGAGATTGTGCAGCATTTCTTTCGAACCACAATTCCAAGTCAGCTGCAAGAGTGATGTTTAATAACATGCACTATAACCTGCCTCCATGGTCCATAAGTATCCTTCCTGATTGCAGAAATGTAGTCTTCAACACTGCAAAG GTTGGAGTTCAAACATCACAAATGCAAATGTTGCCAACAAATGTTGAGACTCTGTTGTGGGAAACTTATGATGAAGATCTTACATCTCTAGATGACAGCTCGACGATGACTGCTTCTGGTCTGTTGGAACAGATAAACGTTACAAGAGATACTACTGATTACCTGTGGTACATAACTAG CGTCGATATTGGTTCATCTGAATCCTTCCTGCATGGAGGGGAACTTCCAACTCTTATTGTTCAGTCAACCGGTCATGCTTTGCACATCTTCATTAATGGACAGCTTTCAG GTTCTGCCTTTGGAACAAGGGAGAGTAGGAGATTCACATATACCGGCAAAGTCAATCTACGTGCAGGAACCAACAAAATTGCACTGCTCAGTGTTGCTGTTGGATTGCCA AATGTGGGTGGACACTTTGAGGCATATAACACAGGAATCCTTGGCCCAGTTGCACTTCATGGACTAAACCAGGGAAAATGGGACTTGTCTTGGCAGAAATGGACCTACCAG GTTGGATTGAAAGGAGAAGCCATGAACCTTGTATCTCCAGATAGTATTTCCTCTGTTGATTGGCTGCAAGCATCATTAGTTGCTCAAAAACAGCAGCCATTGACTTGGCATAAG AGTATTTTCGATGCACCTGAAGGAGATGAGCCATTAGCTTTGGATATGGAGGGAATGGGAAAAGGTCAGATATGGATTAACGGGCAGAGTGTTGGAAGATACTGGACTGCATTTGCTAATGGTGATTGCAACGGGTGCAGTTATGCTGGAGGTTTCAAACCTACAAAGTGTCAAACAGGTTGTGGCCAACCCACACAACGATA CTATCATGTGCCTCGGTCTTGGTTAAAGCCAACGCAAAATCTGTTGGTAATATTTGAGGAACTTGGAGGTGATCCTTCAAGAGTTTCTATTGTAAAGAGATCTGTGAGCACTGTCTGTGCTGAGGTCGCTGAATACCATCCAACAATAAAGAACTGGCACATCGAAAGCTATGGAAAGGTGCAAGACTTCCACAGCCCCAAGGTTCACTTGCGGTGTAATCCAGGCCAGTCCATTTCTTCCATTAAATTCGCTAGTTTTGGCACGCCTTTCGGGACCTGTGGAACTTACCAGCAAGGAAGTTGCCATGCTTCGACATCATATTCTGTAATAGAGAAG AAGTGCATAGGGAAGCAGAGATGTGCAGTGACCATATCCAACACTAACTTTGGAGATCCATGTCCGAAGGTGTTGAAGCGCCTCTCAGTTGAAGCAGTTTGTGCTCCCACAACTTCAACAACTGCACAACCCAATTGGAGGGGTTAG